One segment of Macrotis lagotis isolate mMagLag1 chromosome 1, bilby.v1.9.chrom.fasta, whole genome shotgun sequence DNA contains the following:
- the EN1 gene encoding homeobox protein engrailed-1, with the protein MEEQQPEHNSQRDSTVGTASHSSGGSGSSSGSSSGSSSSGSGSGSDGDSVPVSPQQAPSSPAAPCLPPLPHHHHHHHHHHHHHHHQQQQQQPPPPPQPMPAAPHQPPPPPPPPQQHRTTNFFIDNILRPDFGCKKEQQQQQQLLAGAAGGGGGGGAGAGGGGGGGRAERDRGQTAAGRDPANPLGTRSANPASLLCPADDLFDYVLEAFSSFVLVS; encoded by the exons ATGGAAGAGCAGCAGCCGGAGCATAACAGTCAGCGCGACTCCACCGTGGGCACAGCGAGCCACAGCAGCGGcggcagcggcagcagcagcgggagcagcagcggcagcagcagcagcggcagcggcagcggcagcgATGGAGACAGCGTGCCAGTGTCCCCGCAGCAAGCACCCTCCTCTCCTGCAGCCCCCTGCCTCCCGCCcctaccccaccaccaccaccaccaccaccaccatcatcaccaccaccaccaccagcagcagcagcagcagcccccgccgccgccccAGCCGATGCCCGCAGCTCCCCACcagcccccgccgccgccgccgccgccccagCAGCACCGCACCACCAACTTTTTCATAGACAACATCCTAAGGCCAGACTTTGGTTGTAagaaggagcagcagcagcagcagcagc tcCTGGCTGGAGCTgcaggaggcggcggcggcggcggcgctggcgctggtggaggaggaggaggaggccggGCAGAGCGAGACAGAGGCCAGACAGCCGCAGGTAGAGACCCAGCCAATCCTCTGGGCACGCGGTCGGCCAACCCGGCCTCTCTCCTCTGCCCGGCGGAT GATTTGTTTGACTATGTTTTAGAGGCATTCTCTTCTTTTGTGCTTGTATCTTGA